In Psychrobacter ciconiae, the genomic window CGCTCACGCTTTGTTCAAGCGCTGTCTTGTTATTTTCCTGCAAGCCGATGGCGGGTCAAAAAGGCGTGATTACTATTGAAAATAATAGCCCCCATGCCGTATCAAACGTCACCGTCACTTATGTCAGCTCAAAAAAAGCCGACCTTATTGGTCATCTACAAGCGGCTGACACGATTCATTATAAAATTAAATATTCAGATGCCGAGGATTCTATAAATATCAGCTATTTGGATAGTGAGCAAAAGCTTCACACCCTTTTAGCCGCGCCATATGCGGCAAAATATGATAAGCGCCATTACAAGGTACAAATTAATTAACGCTACTTTTAGGCTTCAGCCCTTTTAGTGTTACTCAAATAAATAAAATACAGCGCCGCCGCCAACAGCCCGATGGCAATAAAGCGCTTGCCGCCAAGAGGAATTTGAGAGTTACCAAACCAACCAAAATGGTCAACCAACAGCCCCATTAAGATTTGACCGGTAATAATTGCCACGATGGTTGCTGCTGTACCGATTTTTGGAACGGCAACCACAATTGCCGCCATTGAAAAACAGCCAAATAACGCACCGGACAGCTGCCAAATGGGCACAGTAAACATCGTCTCCGCTTGCGGTGGCTCAAAAAATATCACCAAAAAAAACAAAATAATCGAAGCAATCACATTGGCAAGCCAAGCGGTGGTGACCAAATCGG contains:
- a CDS encoding DMT family transporter — protein: MLDSLAIFTFPLLLLGGSAIAAQSAINGALSLKTDLVTTAWLANVIASIILFFLVIFFEPPQAETMFTVPIWQLSGALFGCFSMAAIVVAVPKIGTAATIVAIITGQILMGLLVDHFGWFGNSQIPLGGKRFIAIGLLAAALYFIYLSNTKRAEA